The Bradyrhizobium sp. WSM471 genome includes the window GGCAAGTATCTGGACGCAGCGGTCGTAATAGGCCTTGCCGATGTCGGTGAGGCTGACCTTGCGCGTGGTGCGCTGAAGCAGCCTCACCCCGAGCCGGTCTTCCAGCGCCTGGACGTGATTACTCACCATGGTGGTCGACATGTTGAGCTTGCGGGCTGCTGCAGAGAAGCCGCCGGTCTCGACCACCCGGCTGAAGACTTCGAGACTGGTCAATCGGTCCATGCCGACTGATTATCCGCTCTTGATCGACAATCGCAAGGATTTCCCTCGGATTATCCATCAGATCATCTGATCCGCGCATGGCGGATGGGTTAGCCGCAATTCCTCGACAGACGCGGCAATTGCTCTGGGGCAGCCGGACCTCCGGCTCCTTAAACCCTAGGCGAAGGCGAGATGGCCGGACCATCCACTCCCAACGGATAATCCTTCCGGTATTTCGCCGATTATCGATCGAGCGAAGAAGACCGATAGTCTCAGCCAGCCGATAGGAGACTGCCATGTCCGAGATGCCCCGCACCGAAAACTTCCAGCAAGCGACTGAGATAACTCAAGCTTCCCTCACGGCGCCGGTGCGTGGTCAGGCTCGGAATATGGTCCGGCGGGCGGCGTTGGTACTCGCGTTCCTCGCGGGCACGGCAGCGATTGTCCATTACGGACACGACTACTGGGTCAACGGCCGTTATCTCGAGACAACGGACGACGCCTATGTGAAGGCCGACTCCACGATCGTGGCGCCAAAAGTCTCGGGCTACATCGCCAAGGTGCTGGTCAGCGACAACGAAAAGGTCAAAGCGGGCCAGGTGCTGGCGAAGATCGACGACCGCGACTTCAAAGCGGCGCTCGACCAGGCCCGCGCCGATGTCGCTGCGGCGGAAGCATCGGTGCGCAACCTCGACGCCCAGCTCGAACTCCAGCAGCCGCTCATCGAGCAGAGCATGGCCGATGTCGCTGCTGCGGACGCGAATCTGAAATTTGCGCAGGAGGAGCGCGCCCGCTACGACGATTTGATGAAGTCGGGCTCCGGCACGATTCAGCGCGCACAACAGACTGACGCTGCGTTGCGCGCCAGCAACGCGCAGCTGCAACATGCCAGGTCGGGCCTCGTGGCCGCGCAACGCAAGGTCGACGTGCTCACCACCCAGCGCGCGCAGGCTACAGCCCAGCTCGAACACGCGCGCGCGGTCGCGGAGCAGGCGACCCTGAATCTCTCCTACACCGAGATCACTGCGCCGGTCGACGGCACGGTCGGCGCCCGCTCACTGCGCGTGGGACAGTTCGTGCAGGCCGGCACGCAATTGATGGCAGTGGTGCCGCTCGATGCGGTCTATGTCGTGGCGAATTTCAAGGAAACGCAGCTCACCCATGTCCGCGCCGGCCAGCCGGTCGAGTTGCACGTCGACAGCTTCCATAACCAGACCCTGCGCGGCCACGTCGATAGCCTGTCGCCGGCGAGCGGGCTCGAATTCGCACTGCTGCCGCCCGACAACGCCACCGGCAATTTCACCAAGATCGTTCAACGGGTGCCGGTGAAGATCGTGCTCGACGACCGCAGCCTGACCGGCCTGCTGCGCCCCGGCATGTCCGCGGTGCCGACCGTCGACACCAAGCAGACCGTGCTGGCCGAGCGTGAGACGGCGAAGCATCTCGCCGACAACGCGGCCCGTCCGAACGGCGGTTGAAGCCGGAAAGGTCCGGCGGGATTATCAAATCAGGCCGGATGATCCTTCCCAAACTTCGTCGATTATCGAAACCGTCCGCCTAATGCATCCTGTCTCCGTAACCGAGACGAGGCTTCCATGAGCACGCTCCAACGGACCGTCAATACCGCCTCCCCGGCCAATATCCCCGCTCCAGTCGCGGCCCCCGCAACGCCCGCCGTCTCGGCCAAGACCTGGATCGCCGTGATCGGCGCGACGCTCGGCGCCTTCATGGCGGTGCTGAACATCCAGATCGTCAATGCCTCGCTCGCCGATATCCAGGGCGCGATAGGCGCCGGCATCGATGACGGCGGCTGGATCTCGACCTCCTATCTGATCGCGGAGATCGTGGTGATCCCGCTC containing:
- a CDS encoding HlyD family secretion protein, with protein sequence MSEMPRTENFQQATEITQASLTAPVRGQARNMVRRAALVLAFLAGTAAIVHYGHDYWVNGRYLETTDDAYVKADSTIVAPKVSGYIAKVLVSDNEKVKAGQVLAKIDDRDFKAALDQARADVAAAEASVRNLDAQLELQQPLIEQSMADVAAADANLKFAQEERARYDDLMKSGSGTIQRAQQTDAALRASNAQLQHARSGLVAAQRKVDVLTTQRAQATAQLEHARAVAEQATLNLSYTEITAPVDGTVGARSLRVGQFVQAGTQLMAVVPLDAVYVVANFKETQLTHVRAGQPVELHVDSFHNQTLRGHVDSLSPASGLEFALLPPDNATGNFTKIVQRVPVKIVLDDRSLTGLLRPGMSAVPTVDTKQTVLAERETAKHLADNAARPNGG